One Globicephala melas chromosome 6, mGloMel1.2, whole genome shotgun sequence genomic window carries:
- the ASPN gene encoding asporin isoform X2, translating to MGFSSPVCVLFFFLGVKVYCQYESYQWNEDYDQEPDDVYQPEFQFHQNEDYGVPFHQHTLGCASECFCPPNFPSSMYCDNRKLKTIPNIPAYIQQVYLQFNEIEVVTADSFINATHLKEINLSHNKIKSQNIDHGVFAKLSNLLQLHLQYNNLEDFPFPLPKSLERILLGYNQISRLQTNAVNGLVNLTMLDLCYNQIDDSTLQEKILAKMEKLMQLNLCNNRLESMPPGLPSSLMYLSLENNSISAIPENYFKELPKLHALRMSHNKLQDIPYYIFNLSNLIELNVGHNKLKQAFYIPRNLEHLYLENNEIENINVTLMCPSVDPLHYHHLTYIRVDQNKLKEPISSYIFLCFPHIHTIYYGEQRSTNGQTIQLKTQVFRRFQDDGDSEDHDDHHEAQEEGTEENVDPHYYGSQEWQETI from the exons ATGGGCTTTTCAAGTCCAGTGtgtgtccttttcttctttcttggagTCAAAGTATATTGCCAGTATGAAAGTTATCAATGGAATGAAGATTATGACCAAGAACCAGATGATGTCTACCAACCAGAATTCCAATTTCATCAAAATGAAGATTATGGAGTTCCATTTCATCAGCATACTTTAGGTTGTGCCAGTGAATGCTTCTGTCCACCTAACTTTCCATCATCAATGTACTGTGATAATCGCAAACTCAAGACTATCCCAAATATTCCAGCATACATTCAGCAAGTTTATCTTCAGTTTAATGAAATTGAGGTTGTGACTGCAGATTCATTCATCAATGCCACTCATCTTAAAGAAATCAACCTCAGCCACAACAAAATTAAATCTCAAAATATTGATCATGGTGTGTTTGCCAAATTGTCAAATCTACTACAACTCCACCTACAGTATAACAATTTAGAAGactttccatttcctcttcctaaGTCTTTGGAAAGGATTCTTCTTGGTTACAATCAGATCTCCAGACTGCAGACAAATGCTGTAAATGGGCTAGTAAACTTGACCATGCTTGATCTTTGTTACAATCAAATTGACGATTctacattacaagaaaaaatcctTGCGAAAATGGAAAAACTAATGCAGCTTAACCTATGTAATAACAGATTAGAATCAATGCCTCCTGGTTTGCCTTCTTCACTTATGTATCTGTctttagaaaataattcaatATCTGCTATACCAGAAAATTACTTCAAAGAACTCCCAAAACTTCATGCTCTACGAATGTCACACAATAAACTACAAGACATcccttattatatttttaatctttccaaCCTTATAGAGCTCAATGTTGGACACAACAAACTGAAGCAAGCATTCTATATTCCAAGAAATTTAGAACACCTATacctagaaaataatgaaattgaaa atatCAATGTCACATTGATGTGTCCATCTGTTGACCCACTACATTACCATCATTTAACATACATTCGTGTAGATCAAAATAAGCTAAAAGAGCCAATAAGCTCATACattttcctctgcttccctcatATACACACTATTTATTATGGTGAACAAAGAAGCACTAATGGTCAAACAATACAACTGAAGACCCAGGTTTTCAGGAGATTTCAAGATGATGGTGACAGTGAAGATCACGATGATCACCATGAAGCCCAAgaagaaggaacagaagaaaatgttGACCCTCACTATTATGGAAGTCAAGAATGGCAAGAAACTATATAG
- the OGN gene encoding mimecan has translation MKTLKSTLLLFLFVPLIKPAPPSQEDSRIIYDYGTDNFEESLFSRDYEDKSLDGKSIKEKETTIIIPDEKGFQLQKDESTKPLSPKKENDEMPTCLLCVCLSGSVYCEEVDIDAVPPLPKESAYLYARFNKIKKLTAKDFADIPNLRRLDFTGNLIEDIEDGTFSKLSLLEELTLAENQLLKLPVLPPKLTLFNAKYNKIKSRGIKANTFKKLNNLSFLYLDHNALESVPLNLPESLRVIHLQFNNITSITDDTFCKANDTSYIRDRIEEIRLEGNPIILGKHPNSFICLKRLPVGSYI, from the exons ATGAAGACTCTGAAATCTACACTTCTCCTGTTCCTGTTTGTGCCTCTGATAAAGCCAGCACCACCATCTCAGGAGGATTCACGCATTATCTATGATTATGGAACAGATAATTTTGAAGAAAGCTTATTTAGCCGAGATTATGAGGATAAATCCCTGGATGGAAAAAGTATTAAG gaaaaagaaactaCGATAATAATACCCGATGAGAAAGGTTTTCAATTACAAAAAGATGAGAGTACAAAACCATTATCccccaagaaagaaaatgatg AAATGCCCACATGCCTGCTATGTGTTTGTTTAAGTGGCTCTGTATACTGTGAAGAAGTTGACATTGATGCTGTACCACCCTTGCCAAAGGAATCAGCCTATCTTTATGCAcgattcaacaaaattaaaaagttgacTGCCAAAGATTTTGCAGACATAC CTAACTTAAGGCGACTTGATTTTACGGGAAATTTGATTGAAGATATAGAAGACGGTACTTTTTCAAAACTTTCACTGTTAGAAGAACTTACACTAGCTGAAAATCAACTACTGAAACTTCCAGTTCTCCCTCCCAAGCTTACTTTATTTAATGCAAAATACAACAAAATCAAGAGTAGAGGAATCAAAGCAAATACTTTCAAA AAATTGAATAACCTCTCCTTCCTCTACTTGGACCACAATGCCCTGGAATCTGTGCCTCTTAATTTACCAGAAAGTCTGCGTGTAATTCATCTTCAG tttaacAACATAACTTCAATTACAGATGATACATTCTGCAAGGCTAATGACACCAGTTATATTCGGGACCGCATTGAAGAGATACGCTTGGAGGGCAATCCCATCATCCTGGGAAAACATCCCAACAGTTTTATCTGCTTAAAAAGATTGCCTGTAGGGTCATACATTTAA